ACCTTGCTTCCCTTTCTACCCCTCTTCAGCTCACATGTGCACACAAAATTAGATTCTGCTGAGTGAAAAAACTCAAccattgttttcctctttggaaACATATTTAATGACACTTGCCTAGCTGCTTCATATTTCTagtctttcttttccctccttgaAATGGAAAGATTTACACAGCTTCTGCAGTTGTATGAAACATGACAAAACGATTAGGTAATTGTTGGGCACAGTATGCTGAACGTATAAAGCTTCATGTGACAGCATAAGTTATTAGCTGCAATTGAAGATAAATGTGTATTCACATACTCTGCATACTAATTGGTGAAGTTCTGGTTGAGCTAGCATCTCCTTCCAAcctcaaaaatgttttctttaaagtggGATTGCAGTGGTGGTTTGCACTTAAATTTAAGatggttttatattttcatttttatattctttgaTTCTAATAAGAATAGTTGATACAACACAGGACAGATTTCCATGTTTTTAGCTGCAGGTGCGTTTAGAAGTATCAgatctttttattctttcaattAAACAGTGAAATATGAGGTAAGAATGGGTTACACTGCAGGAGGAGTTTATAGTTCTCAAGTAGCTGCAGGTCAGTTGcatgaaaactatttttcataATTCCTTCAGTGCGGGGAAAATGTAATAAAGGAATATCTGATATTTCACAAAGTGTTTCTGAATATACAAAGTATATTTAGTGTTAATTTACACATCCAACTTTACAGGCCTTTCATcataaagatttttctttttaaattgataTTTCCTTTCACCATTGTTctgaaaaggaaggggaaaaagaagtctTTGAAGTGAGTGCCTATAGCTGAAATTAGCGTGGACTGAGTTCAGTCTAGCACAGAAGAAACATCATCTCAAACTGGGACACGGGGGAGGAGATATAGCTCATAAAGTACTTGGTGCAGtcaaaatatttagttttaCGTTTTTCTTGCAATGGCTTTCAAGGCTTTGATCTCCTTGCAGAGAAGATGGAGATTTGCAAGGGGCAAATTAGAGCCCAAATATTTAGCAGACCTTATGGTActtagaaaaattttaaaaattgagcaTTTATTAATTGGACATTAGCATTAATTATTAGTGTGAATAAAAGCATGATTAGTTAGGCTATTATTTGGTACCTTTAGCATCTAGAAGAACTCcttgaaaattgttttcatgtttGCCTTAAATGctacccttttttccccacctttcAGATTACAGTAGTAGTAAATTTGTAGGTTTTCAAATGTAGAATCTGAATTTCCGCAGCCTTCTTCTGTATAGCTTCTTGCTTTCTGCTTCACTCCAGTTACCTTTTTCTTATCCTGAATCATTGTCTGTTAATTGTTCTTTGTTTCTCCTCTGGCCCAACTATGACTGTGACCTTTATCACACAGCGAaggacaatttctttttttctggtgttaTAGGTTTGTGTATACAGGACTGTGATTGTCTTTGCAGAGAAACTACCTCTTTTGTTGGCTTCAACCAACTAAAAGCTCTGTATTTAAATTCTTAATTAAGACTTTTGTGCATGtaacatttttctcaaaatcaTACACCTCCCATGTGAAGGAAATGCTCACTTGCAGGGTGCTGCCACTGCTATTTCCCTTTGACTGTGTTGTAGGGATTTTACACCCTTTAACTTTCTCACTGTGGGAGATGACTCTGCAGTGCATGGTGGAAGGAAGCACTGGGGAGCAGAGTAGCTCTGGCTTTAAAGCCAAGTCAGCTGCATTGTAGAagctaaaagcaaaaatcagtAGTGTGGTGAAAAGAAATTGATGTCTgggagaaatattttatctgtggTTGGTTCTGTGACATCACTTaacaactgaaataaatgtttgatAGATGTGGCATGAAAGCAGCCCAACATCCTCATTAGAGgaagttcagattttttttaatagacaaaaaaaccccagattaGATTACTTCTTCATAGCTCTATACAGAGATGGACAAAAGTTTCTCATGCTTAAGTGattctttaaagaaatgtaCTCTGGTTAACTTCTTGTCCCTTAACTGcttcagtatttaaaattttcttttgcattgtTGCTTGTAGCTTTGacacattaatttaaataaccTACTATTTTTAGGATCTGTCTCCTTGGAATGGCTAACCTCTGCTGTTTCAGAGGAACATTCCTCATGCAGGCACTCAGTGGAAGCATCTACTTTTCTTTTGGCTGcctcaaaattaattttttctgtgtgtcctCCTCCTTTGTAAAGTTCAAGGTCAgttttattagaaataattGTGTGATTCATATCTGTGGTTCAGTGTTTTGCCAAGCCCACCAAAACACAAATGGTAAGGCCACCACAGGAGTCTGCCTTGGTTTAACATCCTCAGTGTGTGAAACAGGCAAAGCTTCAGTATCCCAACATAAACAAGGATCTTGGAAAAtcctcagcagaggaaaatgggCTGTTTGTCACTTTTGTAGTGTTTACATGCTTTTCCTATTGTGAcaacagattttatttcctgaagCCCGTTTAACCCTCAGCGTCACTGTGTTAACCTGAGGGGCTCCAATAACGCCCTTGAGGGCGCGCGAGGGGCTGAGGTGGGACACGGCGTGAGGGCCGCCCCTCATGGTGGAGGGACAGAGCCCTTCCCTTCAGGGGCTGAAACCCTTCGgtcccgccgtgtccccgccAGGCTGCGAGCACGGCCGGCTGCGGGCAGGGCCGAGCCcagcccgggctgtgccccCGCTGCCCTCAGAGCCCCCGGCCCGGTCCGACCCAGGCCGGGCTGTGCCCCCGCTGCCCTCAGAGCCCCCGGCCCGGTCCgacccagcccaggctgtgcccccgCTGCCCTCAGAGCCCCCGGCCCGGTCCGACCCAGGCCGGGCTGTGCTCCCGCTGCTCTCagagcccccggcccggccacCTCCCCGCTCCCCCAGCGAGCGCGGCGCGGCCAGCCAGGCGCTGTGGGCGCTGCGGTGGTGCCGGCCCTGCCGAGCAGCTGCATTTCTAACAGGGCCCTTGCACTGGCAGTGAAGTGCTGAGGGATAAAGACAAGCCGAAGGGTTCAGCATTcctatttctcttcctctttgctgACTTTGAGGCTCCGAATACGGTATTTCCATTGAGTCTTCtttccaaggatttttttgAGCGAGCATAAAGCCTGGTTTATTCCTTGAAAGTAATCAGATTCAGCCTTCTGCAGTTTGAGTGAACATCTTAAGGCAGATTTACGAAATAGTCAACAGATGTGTGTTCCCTGTCATCGAATGGGAAGGCAGTTATGGTTGTTTGCTTCCCccccccttcttttttcttcccattttttggtttattttagtgttttggttttgttggatTTCCCCCCCCCTCTGGAGGGAATTGGGAGTTTCTATGAAGTTGTGTTTCAGTATTCTTTTAAAGGAATACTTTTTATTCCTAAAATTCATGTTAGGCATTTCCTCATCTCGCACTTCTCTGCCAAGTAACATGATTTCTTAATCAAGCTTGTACCGTCTGTTTTTGATTCAAATATTCATCGGAATTGAATCCCGTGTTATCAGAGTGACTGTACTTGTTGCCAGTCACTAACAAGGTACATAGTTTGCTGACATCTGCATATGGATAGGTTTGAAACTTGTTGTGTCCTGTAATCACTCCTCCTCAAAGAAAAGGCTGGGTGAGGAATGAGCCCTCAGGAGCTGATGGCATTTATGGAGGGGTCGTCAAAATTCCTTTAATAGTCTGTTATTCAGTGGAGTCATAGCCTACGGTTCTGtcttaaactctgagttttgCAAGTTTTGCTCAATTTTAGAGCATACTGTTATCAAGTCAAGGGTTCTTAGAaggtgtttttggtttttttttgttccattttgaTCAGATTGCTTCAATCATTTCCACCAGCTAGACAGTGCTGTGAGGTATTTGTTGGCTCTGAAGTTTGGTATTTTGTTAGATTAAGGTTTACTTGTTCACTTCTTAGTGCCCCTGGCAGCTGTGTTTTATGAGACATGGGTAAATCAGCCCCATTGTGTTCTCATGTGCTGTTTCTGGTATGGTTTTGCATCTGTATCCATCCAATGGGTTGTGAATCTTAGGATGAGCAGGAGTTTGTCTGCTTCAGCAAACTGGAGTACTGGTCTCTTCCTGCATGTTCTTGTTAAAATACCTATTTGCTTAATGACTGAAGACAAATGCATTAAGGATACCGTGACCTATGTCTGAAATCATTAAATAGGGTTGTGATGATGAAAAAAGAATCAGGAAAATTAGGTACTccttcaagaatttttttttttctttgatgccGAGACCAGCTTAATTCACTAGTCTAACAGATCTCCTCTGGCTTTTCTTGTCCGCAGATTTTGAAAAAGATGATGGCTGttttttattatgaaatacTATCTTTCTCACATGTATCAGTGTAGTGGTGGCCAGAGAAAAACTGACTGAAGCACATATTATATTGTTATGCAGTAATTACTTAAGACATGCAGTGATATTTTTCTATTCCTGTCAGCTGTGTAGCAGGTTCAGTTAATAGATCTACTCCCATGTTTGAAAGTGCCTTGCTTAATACAGACTTTGGTTagtgtgtgcccaggctgcCTTGGAGGAGGCTCGGTTCTGGGCTGTTTTCCTTGCTTGTGAATCATGCAGCCCAGTGTATTTTTAGTGCTGCAGTGTATTTATGTTCTTAGATTagcagcagcctctcctggaCATGGGCAAAGCTAAACCAACTGGGAATGCCTCCACAGAAGATGGTGTTAGTGACTCTTTCTGCTGATATTCTAGAGAGACTCTTAAGGAGTGTTATGTTATCCATCTGATATCTTAATAACATCAAATCATTTAGGTGCAAAACACATGAAAAGTTGTGAGTACAAGAAACAGTCCCAAAGTACCTTAATCCTTCTATCGATAGCACCGCTATTGGGTTACACGGTTTTAATCCCAGAGGAGTTGTTGCCTGACATTAAACTGTCCAAATAGTATTTAtatctgctgctgccctgcaagATCACTTAACCCTGCACAGCAGTTTAAAAGTAGTTAATGACAGACCCAGCATGACTTGCCCCTTATGAATGATCACATAAGTTCGACCTGTGCTGTCATGGTTTATGGAGGAAGGCAGTTTGTCCATAGCCTGCTTCAGCCACAGCAGgtaatttgaaatgaaatgagACAGTTTCTACAAGCAGATTGATTTGGGAATCTTGCCTGTTCTTCCCTTTGACCCTTGACAAGTTGACACTACAAAGATtgtgactttaaaaaatgattGGGTGCAAATACATTTAGGTAGATGATTTACTATGTGTTAAAGCAAGGACAGTGCATTTAGAATGGAGCTGTGAGGGAAGGTAATTGTAAACTTTAACAACTCGTGTTTTATGTTTCTGTATCTTATTAATTATCTGAGTAGGTGAATCTTCTGATAACAGGAGACCAAGTACTGTATCTAATAAACTGTGTGTGAGAGTCCACAGACTCTGCATACCAGTATTCAGTATTTTAGTTAGGCAGAAATAAGTGTGTGGAATTTAGAAATGCAACTGGAATGCTTTCTTTGAGCTGCAAGGGTTAAGTCTGAAGATGAACATCTGGATGTATAGGTTTCCCAATCCAAACATCTTTATTTTGCTATTCTTTTGTAAATGCAGTCATGCAAATACAAATATTGAAATAGCAAGTTCCAGCATACCACAGATAACTGGCAAATAGTGAAATAATGAATGGATGCCAGAGAATGAGAGAGAGAATATCACAATTATGTGTGTATAAATACTCTGGTTTTGCAAAGCATACACCCTCttagttaaaaataattatgtagATTTTGTAAGACACTAAATGGAGATTTTTGAGTGCCTTTTTCTGATGCATGTAATTAGATTTTTCCCAACTATTACATGATTAATTgcataatttgaaaataaatagctaaaatgtatttcttctgAAGAATTACCTTATACTGATCCAGGATAGTATGTAAAACACAAGTACAAATTTTGCTAAAGTATGTATCATATAAATTTCATTATAAATTACAATTGAATGTTTAATTAAATAACAGTCCTAGAAAGCATAAACTAATCTTTGATAAGCCACCTAGCATTGAATGTGCTATGAGTGTGCAGTTGTGAAGGCATAATGCAAAGTAAATGTTTGCACAAAATTAATCTCTCTGCAGGTCTTTCTCCCACTGTCTGTTCCAAGTGCTTTGTATGAAGCATTATTTTGAAGATGCttataaaaaaattcttattgGTCTAGGTTGAAATTGTTTAATACCTTTTTGACTATGTCTTTACTGAAGAATATTAGAAGTATTTTgctgaaatgtttctttatgTTGTCCATTGGATTTAATAGACGTGCCATTTAATAAGCTCTCTACCTGTAAGGATAGACTATTTGACCTTTGTGACCTGCCAGTGGTAGACATAGTATAAGATTGCTTTGTGAAATAAAGCTGTCGGTAAcatcaacaaaataaaaaatgatcGTATTCCAATACTCTCTGCTCAGTACTATGACAGCACTGAAATATGGAATAAAATTGAAAGTAGATTAGTTTTGGGTCCTAAGTCATGTTTTGACAAGATATAAGAGAGGAGAACATATCTTTGAACTTTtagttttaaagttttttaatgaaaatatttatcattttgTAAGGTTCCTTCTTTCTTTATCACAACGGGGCTGTATAACCTTAAAACAATCCATTCTCTTATTGTGAGGGATATAAATACTGTACTATCTTTTATATTAAACATCATAAAGGATACATGCACGGTGTGAAATTGCTTGACACTTGCAAGTAAAGGACTGTCATGTTAATAAAAAGCTTATTGCAGAGGTTGAAAAATAAGTCATTAATAAGccacatatttttaaactatgtAAAGCATGTAAATACTGCAGACAAGAAGGCAGGCTTTGCcatattttctcctctctttttgaAATACTTAAGGTCTAAAGCAATAGTGTAAATGCAAATTATCCACTTGCCTCTTCTGTGCTTATTGCAAACTTTGCATGATTAGAaaagaaatgaataattttagCTGCAGTTATAAATCAAACCAAATGAAGAGTTTGGGGGGAGCAATGATGACGTGACTGTGAATGCTAGAATTTAGGCAACTTGCTTTCAGtcttttctgaagaagaaaaaaaacacaccaaaagaAGAAACCCTTAAAGAGGGAGTAGGAAAATCCCGTTGCCAAAATCCATTTTGTACTATAGCTAC
This Camarhynchus parvulus chromosome 8, STF_HiC, whole genome shotgun sequence DNA region includes the following protein-coding sequences:
- the PSORS1C2 gene encoding psoriasis susceptibility 1 candidate gene 2 protein, whose translation is MVEGQSPSLQGLKPFGPAVSPPGCEHGRLRAGPSPARAVPPLPSEPPARSDPGRAVPPLPSEPPARSDPAQAVPPLPSEPPARSDPGRAVLPLLSEPPARPPPRSPSERGAASQALWALRWCRPCRAAAFLTGPLHWQ